In Methermicoccus shengliensis DSM 18856, a single genomic region encodes these proteins:
- the mtaB gene encoding methanol--corrinoid protein co-methyltransferase MtaB, giving the protein MAVKMRYTKMAYTNPDDMVFGEAPNPIKNYGLDLELGAGYVVPETNYAPRPGSEASKMKLVNEYRHITKDILERCVTIGLPTMQLETEHVFQMTNDPSWGEAVTKKQFELMKKFNEEYGIKLALRHTPGDIRRDELAPAGLREDAEHDYPNKMIATVEACAKAGASNISCETVGGKEILDYAVARQDLKGILFGIGCLGSIDMEWVWSQIVDTVNKAGTSCIPGGETNCSGANTCMFVAGGLLDNNLPHVYAIIARAIAAGRTLVCYECGAKGPGKDCGYEGPIVKAVAGVPHAQEGKDATCAHADVMGNLIAQCCDLWSNESVEYHSEFGGSTVQVWAQALGYEVALMNAAKQTGKDKVLRDLYVAADLYRDPQPYVLAYFNAFKVGQAIVENGNDVYLRAKAAGETAAKIVDEANKKGELKLTKFERKALDKALEELASFPDSMDAFMDECIKEYSEKVDVFNPKNYGL; this is encoded by the coding sequence ATGGCTGTAAAGATGAGATACACCAAGATGGCCTACACCAACCCAGACGACATGGTGTTCGGAGAGGCTCCGAACCCCATCAAGAACTACGGACTGGACCTGGAGCTTGGTGCAGGATACGTGGTGCCAGAGACCAACTACGCACCAAGGCCCGGCTCTGAGGCCTCCAAGATGAAGCTTGTGAACGAGTACAGACACATCACCAAGGACATCCTCGAGAGGTGTGTCACGATTGGACTTCCCACCATGCAGCTCGAGACAGAGCACGTGTTCCAGATGACCAACGACCCATCATGGGGCGAGGCGGTCACCAAGAAGCAGTTCGAGCTGATGAAGAAGTTCAACGAGGAGTATGGCATCAAGCTCGCTCTCAGGCACACACCGGGTGACATCAGGCGTGATGAGCTGGCACCCGCTGGCCTGAGAGAGGACGCAGAGCACGACTACCCCAACAAGATGATTGCTACCGTGGAGGCATGTGCCAAGGCGGGTGCGTCCAACATCTCCTGTGAGACCGTGGGCGGCAAGGAGATTCTGGACTATGCAGTGGCCAGGCAGGACCTCAAGGGCATCCTGTTCGGCATCGGCTGCCTGGGCAGCATCGACATGGAGTGGGTGTGGAGCCAGATAGTGGACACCGTGAACAAGGCGGGCACGAGCTGCATACCCGGCGGTGAGACCAACTGCTCTGGTGCCAACACGTGCATGTTCGTGGCTGGCGGTCTGCTGGACAACAACCTGCCCCACGTGTATGCCATCATCGCCAGGGCCATCGCAGCTGGCAGGACGCTCGTGTGCTACGAGTGTGGCGCCAAGGGACCTGGCAAGGACTGTGGATACGAGGGTCCAATCGTGAAGGCCGTGGCAGGTGTGCCCCACGCCCAGGAGGGCAAGGACGCCACGTGCGCCCACGCGGACGTCATGGGCAACCTGATTGCACAGTGCTGTGACCTGTGGTCCAACGAGTCCGTGGAGTATCACTCCGAGTTCGGTGGCTCCACGGTGCAGGTGTGGGCACAGGCTCTCGGATACGAGGTCGCCCTGATGAACGCCGCAAAGCAGACGGGCAAGGACAAGGTGCTCAGAGACCTGTACGTGGCAGCCGACCTGTACAGGGACCCGCAGCCCTATGTGCTCGCATACTTCAACGCCTTCAAAGTTGGGCAGGCAATCGTCGAGAATGGCAACGACGTCTACCTCAGGGCAAAGGCTGCGGGCGAGACCGCCGCAAAGATTGTGGACGAGGCCAACAAGAAGGGCGAGCTGAAGCTCACGAAGTTCGAGAGGAAGGCGCTCGA
- a CDS encoding MtaA/CmuA family methyltransferase, giving the protein MTEMTPKERVLAALQKKEVDRVPATSVTQTGTVEFMQKAGVFWPEAHKHVDQMVKLAKMPYQEVGLETARVPYCLTVEADALGVPINWGNEERQPSVKETPYEDVGDIPYEDFLEKGRVPVVLKAVEQLQAEVGDELPIMAGVTGPVTLAGHLMGVEKFIRQSMTEPDEADMFVELATEVLKMYAEALVDAGADVVVPLDPVASPDTIIPTSFETLALPHLKDLHRTIHSKGALAVLHICGNVKQILTLMAETGADGLSIEEKVSMAEAKKMVGDKVALVGNVSSIDPLLLGDPEKVQYAVMDALDGGTDLCAPGCGIAPKTPTANLAAFVEGVKEYFA; this is encoded by the coding sequence ATGACTGAGATGACACCTAAGGAGCGAGTGCTTGCCGCACTCCAGAAGAAAGAGGTGGATAGGGTTCCGGCTACCTCAGTGACCCAGACGGGCACCGTAGAGTTCATGCAGAAGGCTGGCGTGTTCTGGCCAGAGGCCCACAAGCACGTTGACCAGATGGTAAAGCTCGCCAAGATGCCCTATCAGGAGGTGGGGCTGGAGACCGCCCGTGTGCCCTACTGCCTGACGGTGGAGGCGGATGCCCTTGGCGTGCCAATCAACTGGGGCAACGAGGAGAGGCAGCCCTCGGTAAAGGAGACCCCATACGAGGATGTGGGCGACATCCCCTATGAGGACTTCCTCGAGAAGGGAAGGGTGCCCGTGGTGCTCAAAGCGGTGGAGCAGCTCCAGGCAGAGGTGGGGGATGAGCTGCCCATAATGGCGGGCGTGACAGGTCCAGTGACGCTCGCAGGACATCTCATGGGCGTGGAGAAGTTCATCAGGCAAAGCATGACTGAGCCAGACGAGGCGGACATGTTCGTGGAGCTGGCCACCGAGGTGCTCAAGATGTACGCCGAGGCGCTCGTGGATGCGGGTGCGGATGTGGTGGTGCCCCTGGACCCAGTGGCATCCCCAGATACCATCATCCCCACCTCGTTCGAAACACTCGCCTTGCCCCATCTCAAGGACCTGCACCGCACCATCCATTCCAAGGGCGCGCTGGCGGTGCTGCACATCTGTGGCAACGTGAAGCAAATTCTCACCCTCATGGCAGAGACGGGCGCTGACGGACTGAGCATCGAGGAGAAGGTGAGCATGGCAGAGGCAAAGAAGATGGTGGGTGACAAGGTGGCCCTCGTGGGCAACGTCTCCTCCATAGACCCACTGCTGCTCGGCGACCCAGAGAAGGTACAGTACGCAGTGATGGATGCACTGGATGGCGGCACAGACCTGTGCGCACCTGGCTGCGGCATAGCGCCCAAGACCCCGACCGCCAACCTTGCCGCCTTTGTGGAGGGAGTGAAGGAGTACTTTGCATAA
- a CDS encoding methyltransferase cognate corrinoid protein: MAEVDFSKANTEMTLVRYDIKAEKEVAPEEFAADVMPKDPMYKKIAEAMLKGDAAGVEAAVNEALTKADALDVINNALVPGMAAVSKLYDAGIYFLPQVMIAADAMAAGIKACEEKMGKAMERKGTVVCHVAEGDIHDLGKNIVVALLNANGFNVIDLGRDVPIEEVVKAVEEHQPLMVTGTALMTTTMNAFPKIAQRLKEKGIEIPFVCGGGAVNREFVESYDMGIYGEKAAQGPVLAEAALKGMSWKDIRDKYEELLGV, translated from the coding sequence ATGGCTGAAGTAGACTTTAGTAAAGCAAACACTGAGATGACCTTGGTGAGATATGACATCAAGGCTGAGAAGGAGGTAGCTCCCGAGGAGTTCGCGGCAGACGTGATGCCCAAGGACCCCATGTACAAGAAGATTGCCGAGGCAATGCTCAAGGGAGATGCTGCAGGTGTGGAGGCAGCCGTCAATGAGGCTCTCACAAAGGCAGACGCACTCGACGTGATCAACAATGCCCTGGTGCCAGGAATGGCAGCGGTGAGCAAGCTGTACGATGCAGGTATCTACTTCCTGCCACAGGTGATGATTGCCGCCGACGCAATGGCAGCGGGCATCAAGGCGTGTGAGGAGAAGATGGGCAAGGCAATGGAGAGGAAGGGCACAGTGGTGTGCCACGTCGCCGAGGGCGACATCCACGACCTTGGAAAGAACATCGTCGTAGCACTGCTCAACGCCAACGGCTTCAACGTGATCGACCTCGGCAGGGACGTGCCAATAGAGGAGGTCGTCAAGGCAGTGGAGGAGCACCAGCCCTTGATGGTCACGGGCACCGCACTGATGACCACCACGATGAACGCCTTCCCGAAGATTGCCCAGAGGCTGAAGGAGAAGGGCATCGAGATTCCATTCGTGTGTGGTGGCGGTGCCGTGAACAGAGAGTTCGTGGAGTCCTACGACATGGGCATCTATGGAGAGAAGGCTGCTCAGGGACCCGTGCTCGCAGAGGCTGCCCTCAAGGGCATGTCCTGGAAGGACATCAGAGACAAGTACGAGGAGCTCCTCGGAGTGTGA